From Planctomycetota bacterium, the proteins below share one genomic window:
- a CDS encoding HEAT repeat domain-containing protein, translating into MRRRRTLPLLALAPLGLLLAGCSGGGAHDVDKLLADLSNAATRSRAERTLAEHGRSVIKPLSNLLTLKDIEKTVNDYGIRRDPQTLRAAAAEALGVIAARASLAKAEAETAAAPLLEVLKGSDHALRIAAAKALGHFTQLSAPANDLVLAFRGDDAELIAAATEALARNALRSIHTLAPPQEPPAAAAEKDWGRLLERIASTDDDIRLDTVRELAASRDPRAADLLLQRAAEDKARDVRYAALCHCLEIAKTGQPAGFPEKLQALLPAMFAKDDDSRVALLAARQLQPHAPDLVAAFLDRIATATARCRDKLFTDALDRRLDAGARADAIEALVLLPSGERDAKLAGLLDPAAGERARIKRAAAGVLATSESDAALSALRQAMGDDDSIVKLVAAQALGRKGDLEAVKYLVDLLGDEEVKIRADASDALGTLGPKAVPVLLEHLRGALDRIQKKAEGRAAKYTAWGIVAGLGRIAEQIGAEAAAAALDPITLAAECSDPDVRRVAAVALAQFKDPKAIAALAQRLKDTDESVQWHAATALEAQGPAAQDTFVAALQDDALVALAAGALGRVGDAEALKPLLDRLGTAADDAKAEVVWGVGELLRRHPASPHAAAARKALEAASRADDDSEAARAASYALQKLAQSSPKPH; encoded by the coding sequence ATGAGACGACGACGGACCCTGCCCCTCCTCGCCCTCGCGCCGCTGGGCCTGCTGCTGGCGGGCTGCTCGGGCGGCGGGGCGCACGACGTGGACAAGCTGCTGGCCGACCTCTCGAACGCGGCGACCCGCTCGCGCGCCGAGCGCACGCTGGCCGAACACGGCCGCTCGGTGATCAAGCCGCTGAGCAACCTCCTGACGCTCAAAGACATCGAGAAGACGGTGAACGACTACGGCATCCGCCGCGACCCGCAGACCCTGCGAGCGGCGGCGGCGGAGGCCCTGGGCGTGATCGCCGCCAGGGCCTCGCTGGCGAAGGCCGAGGCCGAAACGGCGGCCGCGCCGCTGCTCGAGGTGCTGAAGGGCAGCGACCACGCCCTGCGGATCGCCGCCGCGAAGGCTCTGGGCCACTTCACCCAGCTCTCCGCGCCCGCCAACGACCTGGTCCTCGCCTTCCGCGGCGACGACGCCGAGCTGATCGCCGCGGCCACCGAGGCGCTCGCCCGCAACGCGCTGCGCTCGATCCACACCCTCGCCCCGCCCCAGGAGCCGCCGGCCGCCGCCGCCGAGAAGGACTGGGGCCGCCTGCTCGAACGCATCGCGAGCACCGACGACGACATCCGCCTCGACACGGTGCGCGAGCTGGCCGCCTCGCGCGACCCGCGCGCCGCCGACCTGTTGCTTCAGCGCGCGGCCGAGGACAAGGCCCGCGACGTGCGCTATGCCGCCCTGTGCCACTGCCTGGAGATCGCCAAGACGGGCCAGCCCGCGGGCTTTCCCGAGAAGCTCCAGGCCCTGCTCCCCGCCATGTTCGCCAAGGACGACGACAGCCGCGTGGCGCTGCTGGCCGCGCGGCAGCTCCAGCCACACGCGCCCGACCTCGTCGCCGCCTTCCTCGACCGCATCGCCACCGCCACCGCCCGGTGCCGCGACAAGCTGTTTACCGACGCCCTCGACCGCCGGCTCGACGCCGGCGCCCGCGCCGATGCCATCGAAGCCCTGGTGCTCCTGCCCAGCGGCGAGCGCGACGCGAAGCTCGCCGGCCTGCTCGACCCGGCCGCCGGCGAGCGCGCCCGGATCAAGCGGGCCGCCGCCGGCGTGCTCGCCACCTCCGAATCCGACGCCGCGCTCAGCGCGCTCCGCCAGGCGATGGGCGACGACGACAGCATCGTGAAACTGGTCGCCGCCCAGGCCCTCGGCCGCAAAGGCGACCTCGAGGCCGTGAAGTACCTGGTGGACCTCCTCGGCGACGAGGAGGTGAAGATTCGCGCCGACGCTTCCGACGCCCTCGGCACCCTGGGACCCAAGGCCGTGCCCGTGTTGCTCGAGCATCTTCGCGGCGCGCTCGACCGCATCCAGAAGAAAGCAGAGGGCCGCGCAGCGAAGTACACGGCCTGGGGCATCGTGGCGGGGCTCGGGCGCATTGCCGAACAGATCGGCGCCGAGGCCGCCGCCGCGGCCCTCGACCCCATCACGCTCGCGGCCGAGTGCAGCGACCCCGACGTGCGTCGCGTGGCCGCCGTGGCCCTCGCCCAGTTCAAGGACCCCAAGGCCATCGCGGCCCTCGCCCAGCGTCTCAAGGATACCGACGAGAGCGTGCAGTGGCACGCCGCGACGGCACTCGAGGCACAAGGGCCTGCGGCGCAGGACACCTTTGTGGCCGCCCTGCAGGACGACGCGCTCGTGGCGCTGGCCGCCGGCGCGCTGGGGCGCGTGGGCGACGCCGAGGCCCTCAAGCCGCTGCTCGACCGCCTCGGCACCGCGGCCGACGACGCCAAGGCCGAGGTTGTGTGGGGCGTCGGCGAACTCCTGCGTCGCCACCCCGCCTCCCCGCACGCCGCGGCGGCCCGGAAGGCCCTCGAGGCCGCCAGCAGGGCAGACGACGACTCCGAGGCCGCTCGCGCGGCCAGCTACGCCTTGCAGAAGCTCGCTCAGAGCTCCCCGAAACCGCACTGA
- a CDS encoding Gfo/Idh/MocA family oxidoreductase encodes MSLRVAVLGASGFGRHHAKWYAELGCEVVAFLGSSPRSVEATAQALRQAIGFEGRGYTSLDALLASARPDAVSVCTPPPLHGEHALAALEAGCAVLCEKPFVWRPGAPGATLAAEAARLVRVAERQRLVLAVNTQYAAAAEEYRQLAPDAVAAPERFFGEMASKLKPDGPRGRDIVVDLLPHPLSVLLALLPEAELRPGSVRAAIEAESTTARFQVAAAGRTVAATVRVAKLPEAPFPRRFGLNDQIAEVGTRADEQGVYRGMVSLGGRERVCDDFMRTSLARFCRAARGEGPPLVDARAALRNLEMLLGILGEARR; translated from the coding sequence ATGTCGCTTCGGGTCGCGGTGCTGGGCGCGTCGGGGTTCGGGCGGCACCATGCCAAGTGGTACGCCGAGCTGGGCTGCGAGGTGGTGGCCTTCCTGGGCTCGTCGCCGCGGAGCGTGGAGGCCACGGCGCAGGCCCTGCGCCAGGCGATCGGGTTCGAGGGGCGCGGCTACACGTCGCTCGACGCGTTGCTGGCCAGCGCCCGGCCCGACGCGGTGAGCGTGTGCACGCCGCCGCCGCTGCACGGCGAGCACGCGCTGGCAGCGCTCGAGGCCGGCTGCGCGGTGCTGTGCGAGAAGCCGTTCGTGTGGCGGCCGGGCGCGCCCGGCGCCACGCTGGCGGCCGAGGCGGCGCGGCTGGTGCGGGTGGCCGAGCGCCAGCGGCTCGTGCTGGCGGTGAACACCCAGTACGCGGCCGCGGCGGAGGAGTACCGCCAGCTCGCGCCCGACGCCGTGGCGGCGCCCGAGCGCTTCTTCGGCGAGATGGCCTCGAAGCTCAAGCCCGACGGCCCCCGCGGCCGCGACATCGTGGTGGACCTCCTGCCCCATCCGCTGAGCGTGCTGCTCGCGCTGCTGCCCGAGGCCGAGCTGCGGCCCGGCTCGGTGCGGGCGGCCATCGAGGCCGAGAGCACGACGGCCCGGTTCCAGGTGGCGGCGGCGGGCCGCACCGTGGCCGCCACGGTGCGCGTGGCCAAGCTGCCCGAGGCCCCCTTCCCGCGCCGCTTCGGCCTCAACGACCAGATCGCCGAGGTGGGCACCCGCGCCGACGAGCAGGGCGTCTACCGCGGCATGGTGAGCCTGGGCGGCCGCGAACGCGTGTGCGACGATTTCATGCGGACCTCGCTCGCCCGCTTCTGCCGCGCCGCGCGGGGCGAGGGCCCGCCCCTGGTGGACGCCCGGGCCGCCCTGCGCAATCTCGAGATGCTTCTCGGCATCCTCGGGGAGGCCCGGCGGTGA